From Flavobacterium arcticum, the proteins below share one genomic window:
- a CDS encoding DNA gyrase/topoisomerase IV subunit A, whose product MSEDNLEPLEEGHFYDKQEHPDQKDTITKVTGMYKDWFLDYASYVILERAVPAIEDGFKPVQRRIMHSLKELDDGRYNKVANVVGHTMQYHPHGDASIGDAMVQIGQKELLIDTQGNWGNILTGDGAAASRYIEARLSKFGLEVLYSPKITPWQASYDGRRNEPINLPVKFPLLLAQGAEGIAVGLSTKVLPHNFNELIDASIKILKNKPFTLYPDFPTAGIADVSNYNEGMRGGRVRVRARISQVDKSTLAITQIPFSTNTTTLIDSILKANDKGKIKIKKIEDNTAAEVEILIHLPAGVSPDKSIDALYAFTACETSVAPLGCVIEDNKPLFIGVRDMLKISTDRTVDLLKRELEIQLNELEEQWHFQSLERIFIENRIYRLIEEEETWQGVIKAIDEGLKPFTQHLKRAVTEEDIVRLTEIRIKRISKFDIDKAQEKIEALEGDIEQVKHDLEHLTDFAIAYFQNLKEKYGKGRERKTELKSFDTIEATKVVLRNTKLYVNRAEGFIGTGLKKDEYVADCSDIDDVIVFLRDGSMMVTKVDVKTFVGKDIIYIAIFDKSDKRTIYNMIYRDGRSGPSYVKRFNVTAVTRDKPYDLTTGTKGSQVLYFSGNPNGEAEVVTILLRQVGSIKKLKFEIDFATIGIKGRASRGNTVTKYPIRKIELKEKGISTLKPRRIWFDETVQRLNVEGRGELLGEFRANDRLLIVNQLGKVKTIIPELTTHFEEGMIVLEKWVPKKPISAIYYDGEKERYYVKRFLVEHENKEEIFITEHSNSQLEIVSTDYRPVAEIIFSKIKGVQKETLTVDFEDFIAVKGIKALGNQLTTDKVRQVNLLESLPFEVPEEEIPEEMEVKDEDTLSDTDDKSSLDDDGQITLSLD is encoded by the coding sequence ATGAGCGAAGATAATTTAGAACCTTTAGAAGAAGGACATTTTTACGATAAACAGGAGCATCCTGATCAGAAAGATACTATTACTAAGGTAACAGGTATGTATAAAGACTGGTTTCTGGATTATGCTTCCTATGTTATATTGGAGCGTGCCGTGCCTGCCATTGAAGATGGTTTTAAGCCGGTGCAACGTCGTATAATGCATTCATTAAAGGAACTTGATGACGGTCGTTATAACAAAGTTGCCAATGTAGTAGGGCATACTATGCAGTATCACCCGCACGGCGATGCCAGTATTGGCGATGCTATGGTGCAAATAGGGCAGAAAGAATTGCTTATAGACACACAGGGTAACTGGGGTAACATCCTTACGGGAGATGGTGCTGCGGCTTCACGTTATATAGAGGCACGGTTATCTAAATTTGGATTAGAGGTATTATATAGCCCTAAAATCACACCTTGGCAAGCGTCTTACGACGGTAGGCGTAACGAACCGATAAATCTTCCTGTAAAGTTTCCGTTATTGTTAGCACAAGGAGCAGAGGGTATTGCGGTAGGTTTATCTACTAAAGTACTTCCGCATAACTTTAACGAGCTTATCGATGCTTCGATAAAAATATTAAAAAACAAGCCTTTTACTTTATATCCTGATTTCCCTACAGCGGGTATTGCCGATGTTTCTAATTATAACGAAGGTATGCGCGGTGGGCGTGTACGTGTGCGTGCAAGGATATCGCAAGTAGATAAAAGTACGCTTGCTATTACCCAAATACCTTTTAGTACCAACACTACTACGCTTATAGATAGTATTCTAAAAGCAAACGACAAGGGTAAGATTAAGATAAAAAAGATAGAGGATAACACCGCTGCTGAGGTAGAGATATTAATACATTTGCCAGCAGGCGTATCGCCAGATAAATCTATAGATGCATTGTATGCCTTTACAGCTTGCGAAACATCTGTGGCGCCTTTAGGTTGTGTTATTGAAGATAACAAACCTTTGTTTATAGGGGTTAGGGATATGCTAAAAATATCTACCGATCGTACGGTTGACCTTTTAAAACGGGAGCTTGAAATTCAGCTTAATGAATTAGAAGAGCAATGGCACTTTCAGTCGTTAGAGCGTATTTTTATTGAGAATAGAATTTACCGTCTTATTGAGGAAGAAGAAACGTGGCAAGGGGTTATTAAAGCTATTGATGAGGGGCTAAAACCTTTTACCCAACACTTAAAACGTGCAGTAACCGAAGAGGATATTGTGAGACTAACCGAAATACGCATTAAACGTATTTCTAAATTTGATATCGATAAGGCACAAGAAAAGATTGAAGCCCTTGAAGGTGATATAGAGCAAGTAAAACATGACTTAGAACATCTTACAGATTTTGCTATTGCTTATTTCCAGAACTTAAAAGAGAAATATGGTAAAGGCAGGGAGCGAAAAACGGAATTAAAAAGTTTTGATACTATAGAGGCTACCAAGGTAGTACTGCGTAATACTAAGCTATATGTAAACCGTGCAGAAGGCTTTATAGGAACAGGGTTAAAGAAAGACGAGTATGTAGCTGATTGTAGTGATATTGACGATGTTATTGTTTTTCTTCGTGATGGTAGTATGATGGTAACAAAAGTAGACGTTAAAACTTTTGTAGGGAAAGACATTATTTATATTGCCATTTTTGACAAGAGTGATAAACGTACTATATATAACATGATTTACCGCGATGGTAGGTCAGGACCATCTTATGTAAAACGATTTAATGTTACTGCCGTAACTCGTGATAAACCTTATGATTTAACTACAGGTACAAAAGGGTCGCAGGTACTTTATTTTTCTGGTAACCCTAATGGAGAAGCAGAGGTAGTAACTATATTATTACGCCAAGTGGGGAGTATTAAAAAACTAAAGTTCGAGATTGATTTTGCCACAATAGGTATTAAGGGGCGTGCTTCACGTGGAAATACCGTTACAAAATATCCTATCAGGAAAATAGAATTAAAAGAAAAAGGAATATCTACCTTAAAACCAAGACGTATTTGGTTTGATGAAACTGTTCAGCGTCTTAATGTTGAGGGTAGAGGAGAGCTTTTAGGAGAGTTTCGTGCTAACGATAGATTACTTATTGTTAATCAGTTGGGTAAAGTAAAGACTATTATTCCTGAGTTGACAACACATTTTGAAGAAGGTATGATAGTACTGGAAAAATGGGTGCCTAAAAAACCAATATCGGCTATATATTATGATGGTGAAAAAGAGCGCTATTATGTAAAACGTTTTCTAGTTGAACACGAGAACAAAGAAGAAATTTTTATTACAGAGCATTCTAATTCACAACTCGAAATAGTATCTACAGACTATAGACCTGTTGCCGAAATTATATTCTCTAAAATAAAAGGAGTTCAAAAAGAGACTCTTACCGTTGATTTTGAAGATTTCATTGCTGTAAAAGGTATTAAGGCATTGGGTAATCAGCTTACTACTGATAAAGTTAGGCAAGTGAATCTTTTAGAATCATTACCATTTGAAGTTCCTGAAGAGGAAATACCTGAAGAAATGGAAGTAAAAGATGAAGATACTTTATCTGACACGGATGATAAAAGCTCACTTGATGATGATGGACAGATAACATTGAGTTTAGACTAA
- a CDS encoding DNA topoisomerase IV subunit B: protein MLEQNQYTEDNIRSLDWKEHIRMRPGMYIGKLGDGSSPDDGIYILLKEVLDNSIDEFVMGSGKTIEVTVKDKVVTVRDYGRGIPLGKVVDVVSKMNTGGKYDSKAFKKSVGLNGVGTKAVNALSNYFRVESVRDNQQKAAEFSAGEITLEEDVIETTKRKGTKVSFIADEAIFKKYKYRNEYIVKMLKNYCYLNTGLTIIFNGEKYFSENGLKDLLGETINEDDRIYPIIHLKDEDIEIAITHSKTQYSEEYYSFVNGQNTTQGGTHLGAFREALVRTIKEFYGKNFEAADIRKSIVSAISVKVEEPVFESQTKTKLGSTDMGPDQPTVRTFVNDFVKTKLDNFLHRNPEVAEALLKKILQAERERKELSGIRKLARDRAKKASLHNKKLRDCRVHLTDAKNPRSLESTLFITEGDSASGSITKSRDVNTQAVFSLRGKPLNSYGMSKKIVYENEEFNLLQAALNIEEEMENLRYNNIVIATDADVDGMHIRLLLITFFLQFFPELIKEGHLYILQTPLFRVRNKKETIYCYSEEERKAAMTKLAGKPEITRFKGLGEISPDEFKYFIGDDIRLDPVMLDNATSIQTLLEFYMGKNTPDRQEFIINNLKVELDVLEE, encoded by the coding sequence ATGCTGGAGCAGAATCAGTACACTGAAGACAACATCCGTTCACTCGACTGGAAGGAGCACATCCGTATGCGTCCTGGTATGTACATCGGTAAGCTAGGTGACGGTTCTTCGCCCGATGACGGTATTTACATCCTTTTAAAAGAGGTGCTCGACAACTCTATCGATGAGTTTGTTATGGGTAGCGGTAAAACCATAGAAGTTACCGTAAAAGATAAAGTCGTTACCGTGCGCGACTATGGTCGTGGCATACCGCTAGGTAAGGTAGTCGATGTAGTATCTAAAATGAACACGGGTGGTAAGTATGACTCTAAAGCCTTCAAAAAATCGGTAGGATTAAACGGTGTAGGTACTAAGGCAGTTAACGCACTGTCTAACTACTTTCGTGTAGAATCGGTTAGAGATAATCAGCAAAAAGCTGCCGAATTCTCGGCTGGAGAAATTACCCTCGAAGAGGATGTTATAGAAACCACTAAGCGCAAAGGAACTAAAGTTAGCTTTATTGCAGATGAAGCTATATTTAAAAAATATAAATACCGTAACGAGTATATTGTAAAAATGCTCAAAAATTATTGTTACCTGAATACAGGACTAACTATAATTTTTAATGGCGAAAAATACTTTTCAGAAAACGGGCTTAAAGACTTACTTGGCGAAACAATAAATGAAGACGATAGAATATATCCAATAATCCACTTAAAGGATGAGGATATTGAGATAGCCATAACCCACAGTAAAACCCAATATAGTGAAGAGTATTATTCGTTTGTAAACGGACAAAATACTACACAAGGAGGTACACATCTTGGAGCTTTTAGAGAGGCACTAGTAAGGACTATAAAAGAATTTTACGGGAAAAATTTTGAAGCTGCCGATATTCGTAAATCGATAGTGAGTGCGATTAGTGTTAAGGTAGAAGAACCTGTATTTGAGTCGCAAACCAAAACCAAGCTAGGTTCTACCGATATGGGACCAGACCAGCCTACGGTACGTACGTTTGTAAACGACTTTGTTAAAACAAAACTCGACAATTTTTTGCACCGTAATCCCGAAGTTGCCGAAGCATTATTAAAGAAAATATTACAGGCAGAGCGCGAGCGTAAAGAGCTTTCGGGTATTCGTAAGTTGGCACGAGATAGAGCTAAAAAAGCAAGCCTGCACAATAAAAAACTCCGCGATTGCCGTGTGCATCTTACGGATGCTAAAAATCCGCGTAGTTTAGAGAGTACACTATTTATCACCGAGGGAGATTCGGCTTCGGGTTCTATTACTAAGTCTAGAGATGTAAACACGCAAGCAGTATTTAGCCTTCGTGGTAAGCCTTTAAACTCCTATGGCATGAGCAAAAAAATTGTTTATGAAAATGAGGAATTTAACCTTTTACAGGCAGCACTGAATATTGAGGAGGAAATGGAAAACCTTCGTTATAATAACATTGTTATTGCTACGGATGCCGATGTTGATGGTATGCACATACGCTTGTTGTTAATAACGTTTTTTCTGCAATTTTTTCCAGAGTTGATAAAAGAAGGACATTTGTATATTTTGCAGACACCGTTATTTAGGGTTCGAAATAAAAAAGAAACAATATATTGTTATAGTGAAGAGGAACGTAAAGCAGCAATGACAAAGTTGGCAGGAAAACCTGAGATAACCCGATTTAAAGGACTAGGGGAGATTTCGCCCGATGAGTTTAAGTATTTTATTGGCGATGATATTAGGTTAGACCCTGTAATGCTTGATAATGCTACTTCGATACAAACATTGCTTGAGTTTTATATGGGTAAAAATACCCCTGATAGACAAGAGTTTATTATAAATAACCTGAAAGTAGAACTGGATGTTTTGGAAGAGTAA
- a CDS encoding transglutaminase domain-containing protein, whose amino-acid sequence MANKILNIGIALLFSFTIYAQDYKKVDATVKAYPHSFRTLDKLASRIDKDFTREDEKARAIFTWIATNISYDLNALGTTKKRSGFSYSSESELIAKQKQFQEDMAYITLRSKKGVCQGYATLYAVIAEKVGLETEVVPGTAKSYPAHIGRYPNISDHAWNVVKINGEWKLLDVTWGAGSVIGSTKKFEFDFNDSYFFSSPKEFFLKHYPEDEKWLLLKATKEEFAALPLYYRNYFREGYEVVAPTKGILTTGQGVISFIMKHLKVTDRIGYVLAKDNSFNEIKPVFNNDIAKFQIPLDRNSVGVLTIYVNGESIVSYRIDKG is encoded by the coding sequence ATGGCAAATAAAATTCTTAATATAGGTATCGCATTACTTTTTTCATTTACTATTTATGCACAAGATTATAAAAAAGTAGACGCTACAGTAAAAGCATATCCGCATTCGTTTAGGACGCTTGATAAGCTCGCAAGCCGTATTGATAAAGACTTTACCCGAGAGGACGAAAAAGCCCGTGCTATATTCACTTGGATAGCCACTAATATAAGTTATGATTTAAATGCTTTGGGTACTACAAAAAAGCGTTCGGGTTTTTCGTATAGTTCAGAATCCGAATTAATTGCCAAGCAAAAACAGTTTCAAGAAGATATGGCATATATAACCTTGCGTTCTAAAAAAGGAGTGTGTCAGGGCTATGCTACATTATATGCTGTTATTGCCGAGAAAGTAGGCTTAGAAACCGAAGTTGTTCCAGGTACAGCAAAATCATATCCTGCTCACATTGGCAGATACCCTAATATTAGCGACCATGCATGGAATGTTGTTAAAATAAACGGCGAATGGAAGTTGTTAGACGTAACATGGGGAGCAGGCAGTGTAATAGGGAGCACAAAAAAGTTCGAGTTTGATTTTAATGATAGTTATTTTTTTAGCAGCCCTAAAGAATTTTTCCTGAAGCACTATCCTGAAGATGAAAAATGGTTGTTGTTAAAAGCTACTAAAGAGGAGTTTGCAGCATTACCATTATATTATAGAAATTATTTTAGAGAAGGATACGAGGTTGTAGCTCCAACTAAAGGTATACTTACTACAGGGCAAGGTGTAATAAGCTTTATAATGAAACATTTAAAGGTGACTGATAGAATTGGTTATGTATTAGCTAAAGATAATTCCTTTAACGAAATAAAGCCTGTATTTAACAATGATATTGCCAAATTTCAAATACCGTTAGACAGAAATTCAGTAGGTGTTTTAACTATTTATGTTAACGGAGAATCTATTGTGTCTTATAGGATTGACAAGGGATAG
- a CDS encoding NADPH-dependent FMN reductase, which produces MKIVALGGSSSSTSINKRLATYAAGLFENGHVEVLDLNDYELPLFSVDKEKELGQPAIARAFLDKIGSADILVLSVAEHNAGLTVAFKNIYDWASRQHKKVWQDIPMLLLSTSPGKRGGMSALEAAKISLPHYGGNIRATFSLPLFNENFDIEAGKISNKEHDDALKDIIRNFDYGK; this is translated from the coding sequence ATGAAAATAGTAGCCTTAGGAGGAAGTAGCAGTAGTACATCAATAAACAAACGTTTAGCAACCTATGCGGCTGGTCTTTTTGAGAACGGACATGTAGAAGTGCTCGACCTTAATGATTATGAACTTCCGTTGTTTAGCGTAGATAAAGAAAAAGAACTGGGTCAACCTGCTATAGCGCGCGCCTTTTTAGATAAAATAGGCTCAGCCGATATACTAGTGCTTTCCGTTGCCGAACACAATGCAGGACTTACTGTAGCGTTTAAAAATATTTACGACTGGGCTTCACGCCAGCATAAAAAGGTATGGCAGGATATCCCCATGTTACTGTTGAGCACTTCACCTGGTAAACGTGGAGGTATGAGTGCGCTAGAAGCAGCAAAAATAAGTTTACCACATTATGGCGGAAATATCCGTGCTACATTTTCACTACCTTTATTTAATGAAAATTTTGATATAGAAGCGGGCAAAATATCCAATAAAGAGCATGATGATGCGTTAAAAGATATTATACGCAATTTCGACTATGGCAAATAA
- a CDS encoding helix-turn-helix domain-containing protein, producing MNTKMSLLILIGNNIRRHRMLQGISQEELAYRSNLHRTYIGMIERAEKNITVINLEKISTALKIEITDLFIKKNLMRKIDKNIFVNDEYFIAEKTADVFKEVEFIYETKKWNGALPKFLEKQGLDLNDKEFEDLILENYQLLDPTNTVQWITESDASWSNKSSATYKVLAALNSGNWECRVCGPVPKVNPQPAARLSALKKRGYIIGSKRKICSTCNKKTMHDILIMLPNIESRFNDGNELRKPIPEILKKRIKNLLGHKEICFNVVRSDVELLIDHKFPSQRWNTPEGDNKNSMSDEEIKEKFQLLSNQTNMWKSRYCDTCVKTNIRGNFMGINWYYEGNENWEGKTPNDENGCIGCPWYDLKVWKSRLILTLND from the coding sequence ATGAATACAAAAATGAGTTTACTTATTCTTATTGGAAATAATATTAGACGCCATAGAATGCTACAAGGTATTTCTCAAGAAGAATTAGCTTACCGTAGTAATCTCCATAGAACCTATATAGGAATGATTGAGAGAGCCGAGAAAAATATTACTGTAATAAATCTCGAAAAAATTTCTACAGCTCTAAAAATCGAAATTACAGACCTCTTTATAAAAAAAAATTTAATGAGAAAGATTGATAAGAATATATTCGTCAATGATGAATATTTCATTGCTGAAAAAACTGCAGATGTTTTTAAAGAAGTAGAATTTATTTATGAGACAAAAAAATGGAATGGAGCTCTACCAAAATTTTTGGAAAAACAAGGTTTAGATTTAAATGACAAGGAATTCGAAGATTTGATACTTGAAAATTATCAATTGCTGGATCCAACCAACACAGTACAATGGATAACTGAAAGTGATGCATCTTGGAGTAATAAAAGTTCTGCAACATATAAAGTGTTAGCTGCTCTAAATAGCGGAAATTGGGAATGTAGAGTCTGTGGTCCCGTTCCAAAAGTAAACCCACAACCTGCTGCACGTTTAAGCGCTTTGAAAAAAAGAGGATATATTATTGGGTCAAAACGAAAGATTTGTAGCACTTGCAATAAAAAAACAATGCACGATATATTAATAATGCTACCAAACATTGAATCTAGATTTAACGATGGTAATGAATTAAGAAAACCTATTCCTGAAATATTAAAAAAAAGAATTAAAAACCTCTTAGGACATAAAGAAATATGTTTTAATGTCGTAAGAAGTGATGTAGAATTATTGATTGACCATAAATTTCCATCTCAAAGGTGGAATACCCCAGAGGGAGATAATAAAAACTCTATGAGTGATGAAGAAATTAAAGAAAAATTTCAATTACTTTCCAATCAAACAAATATGTGGAAATCAAGATACTGTGATACTTGTGTTAAAACAAATATCAGAGGGAATTTTATGGGAATTAATTGGTATTATGAAGGAAATGAAAATTGGGAAGGAAAAACACCTAATGATGAAAATGGATGTATCGGTTGTCCTTGGTATGATTTAAAGGTTTGGAAAAGCAGATTAATCCTCACTTTAAATGATTAA
- a CDS encoding DNA cytosine methyltransferase — translation MNDSFTFGSVCSGIEAAQLAFNPLNFKQIWSSEIATFPSKVLEHHYPYVPNIGDMNSITEYIIQQKIDSPDIFCGGTPCQAFSLAGWKNGLTDERGLLTMKFIEIADAIDKVRTSLKKKPSIILWENVEGVLNDKTNAFGNFIAGLAGFDQEIKVKKWSKSGILYGKSRNVAWRVLDAKYFGLPQQRKRLYVIAGGKDIKPEKILFELNSINVLRSIKFKKSTLKTIPTLFDFKETDPVIAKLIYKKNNNKFQFFREYTDCLYSAYGTKWNGNAAAYNGSLYVAQNDKIRRLTPLECERLMGIPDNYTLIEGNSDTNRYQAIGNSWAVPVVNWIGKRIKEYDSSKNDIKISSNLKKTQNNINSDLYLLDDVTKINHNLYLNTSSSSNEPTIGNIFDIIQSEDIPDKLFLSSKACYGILRRKYERNMKMNNELEYLMALSCDFELV, via the coding sequence ATGAACGATTCATTCACATTCGGTAGCGTTTGCTCTGGAATAGAAGCAGCACAACTTGCGTTTAACCCTTTAAATTTCAAACAAATATGGAGTTCTGAAATTGCTACTTTCCCTTCAAAAGTTTTAGAACATCATTATCCATATGTACCGAACATTGGGGATATGAATAGTATTACTGAATATATAATTCAACAAAAAATTGATAGTCCTGATATTTTTTGCGGTGGTACGCCATGCCAGGCTTTTTCTTTAGCAGGATGGAAAAATGGTCTCACTGACGAAAGAGGGTTACTTACAATGAAATTTATAGAAATAGCTGATGCTATTGATAAAGTTAGAACCAGTCTTAAAAAAAAGCCATCAATAATTCTATGGGAAAATGTGGAAGGAGTTTTAAATGATAAAACAAATGCTTTTGGAAATTTTATAGCTGGATTAGCAGGCTTTGATCAAGAAATAAAAGTTAAAAAATGGTCAAAATCTGGTATCCTTTATGGAAAATCTAGAAACGTTGCATGGAGGGTTTTAGATGCAAAATACTTCGGTTTACCTCAACAAAGAAAACGATTATATGTAATTGCTGGTGGCAAAGACATCAAGCCTGAAAAAATACTTTTCGAATTGAACTCAATAAATGTCTTAAGAAGTATAAAATTCAAGAAAAGCACTTTAAAAACTATACCTACTTTATTTGACTTCAAAGAAACTGATCCTGTTATCGCAAAATTAATTTATAAAAAAAATAATAATAAATTTCAATTCTTTAGAGAATATACCGATTGCTTATATTCAGCATATGGAACAAAATGGAATGGTAATGCCGCTGCATATAATGGTTCACTATATGTTGCACAAAATGATAAAATTAGAAGATTAACTCCATTGGAATGCGAACGTCTAATGGGAATTCCTGATAATTATACTTTAATTGAAGGCAATAGTGATACCAATAGATATCAGGCTATTGGCAACTCATGGGCTGTACCAGTCGTTAATTGGATAGGAAAAAGAATTAAAGAATATGATTCAAGTAAAAATGATATCAAAATCTCATCAAATCTAAAAAAAACACAGAATAATATAAACTCTGATTTATACTTATTGGATGATGTCACGAAAATAAACCATAATTTATATTTAAATACATCTTCCTCTTCTAATGAGCCTACAATTGGTAATATCTTCGATATTATTCAAAGTGAAGATATTCCCGATAAATTATTTTTATCTTCAAAAGCTTGCTACGGCATCTTACGTCGAAAATATGAACGAAATATGAAAATGAATAACGAGCTAGAATACTTGATGGCATTATCTTGTGATTTCGAATTAGTATAA
- the ychF gene encoding redox-regulated ATPase YchF, producing MKAGIVGLPNVGKSTLFNCLSNAKAQSANFPFCTIEPNIGVVNVPDPRLEKLEELVNPERVQPATVDIVDIAGLVKGASKGEGLGNQFLGNIRECNAIIHVLRCFDNDNIVHVDGNVNPIRDKETIDIELQLKDLETVEKRLEKVKRAAKTGNKEAQAEEALLDRIREVLLQGKSARVVEAKNQDEEELLEEFQLITTKPVLYVCNVDEGAAATGNDYVEKVRELVKDESAEVIVLAVGTEADITELETYEERQMFLEDLGLKEPGASALIRSAYKLLNLQTYFTAGVKEVRAWTIQVGDTAPQAAGVIHTDFEKGFIRAEVIAYDDYVLFGSEAKVKEAGKLRVEGKEYIVKDGDVMHFRFNV from the coding sequence ATGAAAGCAGGAATAGTAGGATTGCCAAACGTAGGTAAATCGACCCTTTTTAATTGTTTGTCTAATGCTAAGGCACAAAGCGCAAACTTTCCCTTTTGTACCATAGAACCTAATATAGGTGTAGTAAACGTACCCGACCCAAGACTAGAAAAGCTCGAAGAGCTTGTAAACCCAGAGCGTGTACAGCCTGCTACAGTAGATATTGTAGATATTGCAGGTCTTGTAAAAGGAGCAAGTAAAGGCGAGGGGCTGGGTAACCAGTTTTTAGGAAACATTAGGGAGTGTAATGCTATTATACACGTACTACGATGTTTTGATAATGATAATATAGTACACGTAGATGGTAATGTAAACCCTATTCGTGATAAAGAAACTATAGATATAGAGCTACAGCTAAAAGACCTTGAAACGGTTGAAAAACGCCTAGAAAAGGTAAAAAGAGCAGCCAAAACAGGTAATAAAGAAGCACAGGCCGAAGAAGCTCTTTTAGACAGAATAAGAGAAGTATTACTACAAGGTAAATCGGCTAGGGTAGTAGAGGCTAAAAATCAGGATGAAGAAGAATTGCTAGAAGAATTTCAGTTAATTACTACAAAACCTGTACTGTATGTATGTAATGTAGATGAAGGTGCTGCTGCAACAGGTAACGACTATGTAGAAAAAGTACGCGAACTAGTTAAAGATGAAAGCGCCGAAGTTATTGTACTTGCCGTAGGTACTGAGGCAGATATTACAGAGCTTGAAACGTATGAAGAACGCCAAATGTTTCTTGAAGACTTAGGACTTAAAGAACCAGGTGCTTCGGCATTAATACGTTCGGCATATAAATTATTAAACTTACAAACCTACTTTACCGCAGGGGTAAAAGAAGTACGCGCTTGGACAATACAAGTAGGCGACACCGCACCACAGGCTGCGGGTGTTATCCATACCGATTTTGAAAAAGGGTTTATCCGTGCTGAGGTTATAGCTTATGACGATTATGTTTTGTTTGGTAGTGAAGCCAAAGTAAAAGAAGCGGGTAAACTACGTGTAGAAGGTAAAGAATACATCGTGAAAGATGGCGATGTAATGCACTTCCGCTTTAATGTTTAA
- a CDS encoding 4Fe-4S dicluster domain-containing protein, which yields MAIIITDECINCGACEPECPNTAIYEGADDWRYKDGTKLTGKVVLPSGEEVDADTPHTPISDDLYYIVPDKCTECKGFHDEPQCAAVCPVDCCVPDDNHVESDETLLNRQAFLHNE from the coding sequence ATGGCTATCATTATAACAGATGAATGTATAAACTGTGGTGCTTGTGAACCAGAATGCCCAAACACCGCAATATATGAGGGTGCAGATGATTGGAGATATAAAGATGGAACTAAATTAACGGGTAAAGTTGTTTTGCCATCGGGTGAGGAAGTAGATGCCGATACACCGCATACACCTATATCTGACGATCTTTATTATATAGTACCTGATAAATGTACCGAATGCAAAGGTTTTCATGACGAGCCACAATGTGCGGCAGTATGCCCAGTAGATTGTTGTGTGCCCGACGATAATCATGTAGAAAGTGATGAAACATTACTAAACAGACAGGCTTTTTTACATAATGAGTAA